Proteins encoded together in one Candidatus Xianfuyuplasma coldseepsis window:
- a CDS encoding glycoside hydrolase family 16 protein produces MKLIKEYDFTSMTTLDKDWNVRVGDKWANRELQHYVNDKEHILFQDGLVLKATYDGTTIRSARMDTKDNFYFTYGLIEIDAKLPGGKGTWPAIWMMPNEKIYGHWPKSGEIDIVEYAANKKDRLFFCLHTEKYNHRKPDDQYYTDDIFPNIADDFHTFALKWEESQITYYVDGEVVAHYKRGEHGKDPGPSGWPFTHDYYLILNLAIGGTFGGAVDYTMFPQEMVVKAIRVYQ; encoded by the coding sequence ATGAAGTTAATCAAAGAATATGATTTTACAAGCATGACAACACTGGACAAGGATTGGAATGTCCGTGTTGGAGATAAATGGGCCAACCGTGAGCTCCAACACTATGTAAACGATAAGGAACACATCTTGTTTCAGGATGGGTTAGTTTTAAAAGCAACATACGATGGAACCACAATACGTAGTGCTCGTATGGATACAAAAGACAATTTTTATTTTACCTATGGATTGATTGAAATTGATGCGAAGTTACCCGGTGGAAAAGGCACTTGGCCAGCAATATGGATGATGCCCAATGAAAAAATCTATGGCCATTGGCCCAAAAGTGGCGAAATTGATATTGTCGAATATGCTGCGAACAAGAAAGACCGTTTATTCTTCTGTTTGCATACGGAAAAATACAATCACCGCAAACCAGATGATCAATACTATACCGATGATATTTTCCCGAATATTGCCGATGATTTTCACACCTTTGCCCTCAAATGGGAAGAGAGTCAAATCACGTATTATGTGGATGGTGAAGTCGTTGCTCATTATAAACGGGGTGAACATGGAAAAGATCCCGGTCCAAGTGGATGGCCGTTTACACATGACTATTACCTCATCTTGAACTTGGCCATTGGGGGCACCTTTGGTGGGGCAGTAGACTACACGATGTTTCCTCAAGAAATGGTTGTTAAAGCCATAAGAGTTTATCAATAA
- a CDS encoding beta-glucosidase, with the protein MSTNKEVLKQLTIDEKVNLTTGTGRWTFFGIPRLDMRSLVCGDGPHGLRAYKKDNTEALFHHSALEPTTLFPIATAMASTFHPELVHEIGRTIAKECNHHSVDLLLAPGVNLKRSPLGGRNFEYYSEDPYLTGVMASAYINGVQSEGVGACIKHYALNEQETYRRFINTEIDDRTLHEVYLAPFHYAIEHANPKAIMSSYNKIRGDYASESSFLLQDILRNRWNYTGLVMSDWGAVQHKVKSVKNGMNIEMPGPGEFQQHLHDALEDGSLVETELDASLVPLFDFYDYAITNTKQGQAVDLEQHLDVAYNIAKEAIVLLENDGILPLAKGLPITIIGERAKEPRINGGGSASLRPYKIDNPLDRFQEAYDVHYAQGYQELDTTEDLLKGVDKACEKGDVILFFTDATASLETEGNDRSTISIPKDHIAVYQRILAHNKPVIVVLSTGSSIDVTPFVGTASAMLQTWLLGSAHGQAIVDVISGDVNPSGHLTETFPMSLEQTPFYGQYPCNKDTVRYHSDLYDLGYRYYDNHQLKPRYPFGYGLSYSSFTYNHVQTNKTPSGYECTISITNTSDVDGKDVVQLYIGKKDSIIGRPPKTLQAFQKVLIPAHTKVDVTLPLTDKSFVVYNEYSQSFVVEPGMYQLYIGQNVQDFYLEDEIQIDGEPILFQTLTMYHPVKAFVPFKKDVIKRLEAEVGTIPWYNMEEPLGRILRRFKHRHQWTDTDYATWKKRFLEGLQ; encoded by the coding sequence GTGAGTACAAATAAAGAGGTTTTAAAGCAACTAACTATTGATGAAAAAGTGAACTTAACAACAGGAACGGGACGCTGGACATTCTTTGGCATTCCTCGTTTAGACATGCGTTCCCTCGTCTGTGGGGATGGACCTCATGGTCTACGAGCTTATAAAAAAGATAATACGGAAGCGTTGTTTCATCACAGTGCATTGGAACCAACAACCCTGTTTCCGATTGCGACTGCAATGGCCAGTACATTCCATCCAGAGTTGGTCCACGAAATTGGTCGCACCATTGCAAAAGAATGCAATCATCACAGTGTTGACTTATTATTAGCTCCCGGTGTGAACTTAAAACGAAGTCCACTTGGTGGTCGTAATTTTGAGTACTACAGTGAAGATCCCTATCTAACAGGTGTCATGGCGAGTGCCTATATCAATGGGGTACAATCTGAAGGGGTAGGGGCTTGTATTAAACACTATGCCTTGAATGAACAAGAGACCTATCGTCGTTTTATCAATACCGAAATTGATGATCGTACCTTACATGAAGTCTATTTAGCACCATTTCACTATGCGATTGAACATGCGAACCCCAAAGCCATCATGAGTAGCTACAACAAGATTCGTGGTGATTACGCCAGTGAGTCCTCATTCTTACTTCAAGACATTTTACGTAATCGATGGAATTATACAGGACTTGTCATGTCCGATTGGGGTGCAGTCCAACATAAAGTCAAAAGTGTCAAAAATGGGATGAATATTGAAATGCCCGGACCGGGTGAGTTTCAGCAACACCTCCATGATGCACTCGAAGACGGATCTCTTGTAGAAACAGAACTCGATGCTAGTTTGGTACCGTTGTTTGATTTTTACGATTATGCAATCACCAATACCAAACAAGGACAAGCGGTGGATCTTGAACAACACCTTGATGTTGCATACAACATTGCCAAAGAAGCGATTGTCTTACTCGAGAATGATGGGATATTGCCACTCGCTAAAGGCTTACCGATTACCATTATTGGAGAACGCGCAAAAGAGCCCCGAATCAATGGTGGTGGAAGTGCGTCCTTGCGTCCATATAAAATTGATAATCCATTGGATCGATTTCAGGAAGCCTATGACGTGCACTATGCCCAGGGGTATCAAGAACTAGATACTACGGAAGATCTTTTAAAAGGTGTGGACAAAGCTTGTGAAAAAGGGGACGTCATTCTCTTTTTCACCGATGCTACCGCATCCCTAGAAACAGAAGGAAACGATCGCTCTACAATTTCCATTCCAAAGGATCATATCGCCGTTTATCAACGCATTTTAGCTCACAACAAACCCGTCATTGTTGTTTTAAGTACAGGTAGTAGTATTGACGTGACTCCATTTGTAGGAACGGCGAGTGCGATGCTGCAAACATGGTTACTTGGCAGTGCCCATGGACAAGCCATTGTCGATGTCATTAGTGGGGATGTCAACCCATCGGGGCATCTAACCGAGACGTTCCCAATGTCTCTCGAACAGACGCCTTTTTATGGCCAATATCCTTGTAACAAAGATACCGTACGCTATCACAGTGATCTCTATGATCTGGGGTATCGCTACTATGACAATCATCAATTGAAACCACGATACCCATTTGGATACGGATTGTCGTATTCCTCGTTTACATATAATCACGTTCAAACAAATAAGACACCCTCCGGATATGAATGTACGATTTCAATAACCAACACATCCGATGTAGATGGGAAGGATGTTGTCCAACTATATATTGGTAAAAAAGATAGTATCATTGGACGACCACCAAAAACCTTACAAGCGTTTCAAAAGGTACTGATTCCAGCTCATACAAAAGTTGATGTTACACTTCCATTAACGGATAAGAGTTTTGTGGTATACAATGAGTATTCGCAATCATTTGTTGTGGAACCAGGAATGTATCAACTATACATTGGACAAAATGTTCAAGATTTTTATTTGGAAGATGAAATCCAAATCGATGGGGAGCCAATACTGTTTCAAACTCTTACAATGTACCACCCAGTAAAAGCCTTTGTACCATTTAAAAAAGATGTTATTAAACGTTTAGAGGCAGAAGTCGGAACCATTCCTTGGTATAATATGGAAGAACCACTTGGTCGGATCCTGAGACGGTTTAAACATCGTCATCAATGGACCGATACCGACTATGCAACATGGAAAAAACGATTCTTAGAAGGATTGCAGTAG
- a CDS encoding glycoside hydrolase family 3 protein, producing the protein MKKLILITIFALIAFLSACSNTPNVEDDDVDCTIEPTHEDCTDDPNDYPVEPTNPLLDPSYEYIDYNEAFDQDHYDQIMVEVEAILHSLTLAEKAAQMVQAERGSITPAQVRTYGVGSILSGGGSHPSSYNDSADVWYDMYEAYQDAALESGSGIPIIYGIDAVHGNNNLYGATIFPHNIGLGATNDPELIYNISKATAEEMLTTGINWTFAPALSVVQNIRWGRTYEGYSENPMVHDRLTYQAIAGFQDAGVAATAKHYLGDGGTYNGIDQGNVIVANDIVEALHLAPYLEAVKADVDTVMISYSSINGVKMHGHDYWINDVLKGTLGFKGFVISDWNAIHQLSGSFEYQVEQSINAGVDMLMEPSRWQETIQAIVNNVNNNKITEERINDAVSRILYIKFKRGLIDDPYARLSTSYLYNQEHQDLAREAVRKSLVLLKNDDNALPLAKDDTIYITGPGANNVGYMSGGWTTYWQGNNNADIGVGTSIYDAFYDVISSNGGQLVNNMTDASTVVVVLAETPYSEGVGDNGTLTLTSGNAHPDNTTALQIAQTAQANGKNVIGILISGRPLLLEDHLESFDAFIAAWLPGSEGGLGIRDVVFGDYNFTGTLAFTWPIDFAQVGYTSNEEDYDEDSVLFPFGYGLQYID; encoded by the coding sequence ATGAAGAAACTAATACTAATTACAATATTTGCCTTAATTGCATTCTTATCGGCATGCAGTAACACACCAAACGTCGAGGATGATGATGTCGATTGCACAATCGAACCAACGCATGAAGACTGCACAGATGATCCAAACGATTATCCGGTAGAACCAACGAATCCACTTCTTGATCCATCGTACGAATATATCGATTACAATGAGGCATTTGATCAAGATCATTACGATCAAATTATGGTCGAAGTAGAAGCTATATTACATTCCTTAACATTGGCTGAAAAAGCGGCACAAATGGTACAAGCAGAACGCGGAAGTATCACACCCGCACAAGTGAGAACCTATGGTGTTGGATCGATTTTAAGCGGTGGTGGAAGTCATCCGAGTAGCTACAATGATTCTGCCGATGTGTGGTATGACATGTATGAAGCCTATCAAGATGCCGCACTAGAGAGTGGTAGTGGTATTCCAATCATCTATGGAATTGATGCCGTACATGGGAACAATAATCTCTATGGGGCAACCATTTTTCCTCATAATATAGGACTTGGGGCTACTAATGATCCCGAGTTGATTTACAATATTAGTAAAGCAACCGCTGAAGAAATGTTAACGACGGGAATCAACTGGACCTTTGCCCCTGCACTCAGTGTTGTACAAAATATTCGTTGGGGTCGTACGTATGAAGGATACAGTGAAAATCCAATGGTTCACGATCGTTTAACCTACCAAGCCATTGCAGGTTTTCAAGATGCCGGTGTTGCTGCAACCGCGAAACACTATCTCGGTGATGGTGGAACATATAACGGTATCGATCAAGGCAATGTGATTGTAGCAAATGACATTGTTGAAGCGTTACATCTCGCGCCATATCTAGAAGCGGTCAAAGCCGATGTTGATACCGTTATGATCTCCTATTCCTCCATCAATGGCGTCAAGATGCATGGTCATGATTACTGGATTAATGACGTCTTAAAAGGAACACTTGGATTCAAGGGATTTGTCATAAGTGATTGGAATGCGATTCACCAATTATCCGGTAGTTTTGAATATCAGGTAGAGCAAAGTATCAATGCTGGTGTAGATATGTTGATGGAACCATCAAGATGGCAAGAAACAATTCAAGCAATTGTGAATAATGTCAACAATAATAAAATCACAGAAGAACGGATTAATGATGCGGTTAGTCGGATATTATATATTAAGTTTAAACGCGGTCTAATCGACGATCCATACGCCCGTCTTAGTACGTCATATTTATACAATCAAGAACACCAAGACTTAGCGCGTGAAGCGGTACGAAAAAGTCTTGTACTTCTTAAGAATGATGACAACGCCCTCCCGTTAGCAAAGGATGATACCATCTATATTACCGGACCTGGAGCCAATAATGTCGGCTACATGTCAGGAGGATGGACCACCTACTGGCAGGGAAATAATAACGCTGATATCGGTGTTGGAACATCCATCTATGATGCCTTTTATGATGTGATTAGTAGCAACGGTGGTCAATTGGTAAATAATATGACTGATGCATCTACCGTTGTGGTCGTTTTAGCAGAGACACCATACTCGGAAGGTGTCGGAGATAATGGAACGTTAACCTTAACCAGTGGTAACGCTCATCCTGACAATACAACTGCACTTCAGATTGCACAAACAGCTCAAGCAAACGGTAAAAATGTTATTGGTATTTTAATTAGTGGACGTCCGTTATTACTTGAGGATCACCTGGAATCATTCGATGCCTTTATCGCTGCATGGTTACCTGGTTCAGAAGGGGGTCTTGGAATCCGTGATGTCGTCTTTGGAGATTACAATTTTACCGGAACCCTGGCCTTTACATGGCCGATTGATTTTGCCCAAGTGGGTTATACATCCAATGAAGAAGATTACGATGAAGACAGTGTACTGTTTCCGTTTGGATATGGATTACAGTATATTGATTAG
- a CDS encoding glycoside hydrolase family 5 protein, with product MKLRAVNLGGWFVLEHWMTPSLFQNAKEGCNDETCFMEQDNAHDLLDHHHQTWITRSDIEWLKAQGVNLVRIPIPWWLFGEGVYHKTVDAIDQALEMIDDVGLDFMLDLHTAPGCQNGFDNGGIQHVFTWHKDPANIDTTIDVLESIMKRYNNVSHFHSIQLLNEPLKKIPLDIVQDFYIRAYQRLRTVNQQRYIVMHDSFRMNAWEEFFTTKEFSNVILDTHMYQSFDERLFSYSIEQHCEYAQKRTTLLQNVEQYVPVIVGEWSLGIRLSQHTQIQEKNMLAQYASAQLHAMKECSGHVFWSYKIERQYSGWNFRQLVDDGIINMKEFLQ from the coding sequence ATGAAGTTACGTGCTGTCAATCTTGGCGGATGGTTTGTCTTAGAACATTGGATGACACCCTCATTATTTCAAAACGCAAAAGAGGGTTGTAATGATGAGACGTGTTTTATGGAGCAAGACAACGCCCATGACTTATTAGATCACCATCACCAAACCTGGATTACTAGATCCGATATTGAATGGTTGAAAGCACAGGGTGTGAACCTTGTTCGTATTCCAATCCCATGGTGGTTGTTTGGTGAGGGTGTATATCATAAAACCGTCGATGCAATTGATCAAGCACTCGAGATGATCGATGATGTTGGATTAGACTTTATGTTGGACTTGCATACCGCACCAGGTTGTCAAAATGGATTTGACAATGGGGGGATTCAACATGTCTTTACGTGGCATAAAGATCCGGCCAATATTGATACAACCATTGATGTCTTGGAATCGATTATGAAACGCTATAACAATGTATCCCATTTTCACAGCATTCAGTTGTTAAATGAACCATTAAAAAAAATTCCACTAGACATCGTTCAAGATTTTTATATACGAGCCTATCAACGATTACGCACAGTGAATCAACAACGCTATATAGTGATGCATGATTCCTTTCGAATGAATGCATGGGAAGAGTTCTTTACAACGAAAGAATTTTCCAATGTGATTTTGGATACGCATATGTATCAAAGTTTTGATGAACGACTCTTTTCATATAGCATTGAACAACATTGTGAATATGCCCAAAAGCGGACTACATTATTACAAAATGTCGAACAATATGTACCCGTCATCGTCGGTGAATGGAGTTTGGGTATTCGCTTATCACAACATACACAAATCCAAGAGAAAAACATGTTAGCACAATATGCATCCGCACAACTTCATGCGATGAAAGAATGCAGTGGACATGTGTTTTGGAGTTATAAAATAGAACGACAATACAGCGGTTGGAATTTTCGACAATTGGTAGACGATGGCATTATAAATATGAAGGAGTTTTTACAATGA
- a CDS encoding glycoside hydrolase family 30 protein — MSYIIRTESTSNKRLEQESISTTTAKPTIILNPQTTYQTMLGFGGAFTESSAYNLLRINEAKREEAIKAYFDPVDGLGYTLGRVSIHSCDFSLNSYTYIDEGDTTLETFDISRDEQAVIPLIKDAQKYAKEIKLLGSPWSPPAFMKDNKSMIQGGKLLPEYYQLWADYFVKFIESYRAHGLTMWGVTVQNEPAAKQRWDSCVYTAEEERDFVKNHLGPTFENSSAKDVNILIWDHNRDIMVERASIVLEDEDAAKYVWGTGFHWYGSEAFENVGKVHELFPDKGLLFTEGCQEEGVHWDTFETGERYARNMIGDFNNFCQGYIDWNLFLDNTGGPNHVNNLCDSPIIVDVFPEQLVHQSSYYYIGHFSKYIRPDAVRIGCNNTHPKLQVTAFKNVDGTIAAVILNETDKKITTALQLHDETIDIAMEPHSIITVVFS, encoded by the coding sequence ATGTCATATATCATTCGAACCGAGTCGACGTCAAACAAGCGACTTGAACAAGAATCCATTTCTACAACAACTGCAAAACCAACAATTATACTCAATCCCCAAACAACCTATCAGACGATGTTAGGGTTTGGTGGTGCGTTTACGGAAAGTAGTGCGTATAATTTATTACGGATTAACGAAGCAAAACGGGAAGAAGCAATCAAAGCATACTTTGATCCTGTTGATGGACTGGGGTATACTCTTGGTCGCGTCAGTATTCATTCCTGTGACTTTAGTTTAAACAGCTATACCTATATCGATGAGGGAGATACCACCTTAGAAACATTTGATATCTCTCGAGATGAACAAGCGGTGATACCGTTAATCAAAGATGCACAAAAATATGCTAAAGAGATTAAACTACTCGGAAGTCCGTGGAGTCCACCGGCGTTTATGAAAGACAATAAATCGATGATTCAAGGCGGAAAACTTTTGCCGGAATACTACCAATTATGGGCCGATTATTTTGTCAAGTTCATTGAATCGTACCGAGCTCATGGATTAACGATGTGGGGCGTGACGGTTCAAAATGAACCAGCTGCAAAACAACGGTGGGATTCTTGTGTTTACACCGCTGAAGAGGAACGTGATTTTGTCAAAAATCATCTTGGGCCGACGTTTGAAAACAGTAGTGCCAAGGATGTCAATATATTGATTTGGGACCATAATCGCGATATTATGGTTGAACGTGCATCGATTGTCCTAGAGGATGAAGATGCCGCAAAATACGTCTGGGGGACAGGATTCCATTGGTATGGTAGTGAAGCCTTTGAGAATGTTGGAAAAGTCCATGAACTCTTCCCAGATAAGGGATTACTATTTACCGAAGGTTGTCAAGAAGAGGGCGTTCATTGGGATACTTTTGAAACCGGCGAACGCTATGCGCGGAATATGATTGGTGACTTTAATAATTTCTGTCAGGGATACATTGATTGGAACTTGTTCTTGGATAATACGGGTGGACCAAACCACGTAAATAATTTATGTGATTCGCCAATTATCGTCGATGTGTTTCCGGAACAATTAGTCCATCAAAGCAGTTATTATTACATTGGCCATTTCAGTAAGTATATTCGTCCTGATGCGGTTCGTATTGGATGTAATAATACCCATCCAAAGCTACAAGTAACCGCATTTAAAAATGTCGATGGAACGATTGCTGCAGTTATCCTAAACGAAACCGATAAGAAGATTACAACCGCACTACAATTACACGATGAAACGATTGATATTGCAATGGAACCGCATTCGATTATTACGGTTGTTTTCTCATGA
- a CDS encoding carbohydrate ABC transporter permease, whose protein sequence is MNKVQQLLQSKAFTKKINDRAGLVFLYIVLIALSFVFLFPILSMLSQSFMTVEDIVAPDILWVPSNFSVNNFKVAILVMDYWNALINSIWVSGLFAIVQTSVSALTGYAFARYNFRGKRLLFTMLILSFILPVQLLTTAHQIIFSTLGDVLGMSFYGSLLPQMIMLIFGQGINSAILIIIFQSFFQKIPKDLYEAANIDGANTMQIFWHITVKISLAIMFVVFLFSFVWNWNEDFVTNIFLADGVDLLTGKLGQFQTLFGQSAGGNDRISEAFESAATILSIAPLLLIYIFTQRQFVEGIESVGITGQ, encoded by the coding sequence ATGAATAAAGTACAACAATTATTACAATCCAAAGCCTTCACGAAGAAGATTAATGATCGCGCTGGGCTGGTGTTCTTATACATTGTCTTGATCGCCCTCAGTTTCGTGTTCTTGTTCCCGATTTTAAGTATGTTAAGTCAATCGTTTATGACGGTTGAAGACATTGTTGCACCAGATATTTTGTGGGTACCAAGCAACTTTAGTGTCAACAACTTTAAGGTTGCCATCCTGGTTATGGATTACTGGAATGCCCTGATTAACTCAATTTGGGTATCGGGTTTGTTTGCTATTGTCCAAACCAGTGTGTCGGCACTGACAGGATATGCATTTGCACGGTACAATTTCCGTGGAAAACGACTCTTATTTACGATGTTAATCTTGTCGTTCATCCTGCCTGTTCAGTTATTAACCACGGCACACCAAATCATTTTTTCAACCTTAGGAGATGTCCTTGGAATGTCATTTTATGGTAGTTTACTACCACAAATGATCATGTTGATCTTTGGTCAAGGTATCAATTCCGCGATTCTCATTATCATCTTCCAGAGTTTCTTCCAAAAAATACCAAAAGACTTATATGAAGCAGCGAACATTGATGGAGCCAATACGATGCAAATCTTCTGGCACATTACCGTTAAGATTTCGCTTGCGATTATGTTTGTCGTCTTCTTGTTCAGCTTTGTATGGAACTGGAATGAAGATTTTGTCACCAATATATTCTTAGCCGACGGTGTCGATTTATTAACCGGTAAACTCGGACAGTTCCAAACCTTGTTTGGTCAGTCTGCTGGTGGTAATGATCGCATCAGTGAAGCCTTTGAATCAGCGGCAACGATTCTTTCCATTGCCCCATTGTTACTGATCTATATCTTTACCCAACGTCAATTTGTTGAAGGTATTGAATCGGTCGGTATCACCGGACAATAA
- a CDS encoding carbohydrate ABC transporter permease, whose protein sequence is MKEFMEKVRSALKEAWKWFNNTSVVKNYTFKREYRKQNRPQKQERENKKTPYFLLTPWLIGLVIFVVLPVLMIVYMSVHDVLKTPQGFDFEFIGIDNFLFAFTNPDFYQALFGYVGLLVTYIPVIIIISFLIALLLNNDFQFRVVFRVMFFLPVVLLSNATLTNIVNTSTGENTLLNVDGVFVFSMIEQYIPFMANGLESMFNVLIVILWFTGVPIVLYINGLQKINRGIYEAARIDGGNSWQILWLIIIPNIKSTALVIGIFSVVQVGIYNINPLFLLLQDQIMMTATNLGNAATYAFLYTVVTFLFIGVLLLLLREKDDIVIEKKRYIRTQELYELQKQQEAMSNE, encoded by the coding sequence ATGAAAGAATTTATGGAAAAAGTACGTTCGGCATTGAAGGAAGCTTGGAAATGGTTTAACAATACATCCGTCGTGAAAAACTATACGTTTAAACGCGAGTATCGCAAACAAAACCGTCCCCAAAAACAAGAACGTGAAAATAAGAAAACGCCGTATTTCTTATTAACACCGTGGTTAATCGGACTTGTAATATTTGTCGTATTACCGGTCTTAATGATTGTATACATGAGTGTACATGATGTGTTAAAAACACCTCAAGGATTTGATTTTGAGTTTATTGGTATTGATAATTTCTTGTTTGCCTTTACCAATCCCGATTTCTATCAAGCCTTGTTTGGATATGTGGGGTTACTCGTAACCTACATTCCGGTGATTATTATTATTTCGTTCCTAATTGCTTTATTACTCAACAACGACTTTCAGTTCCGTGTCGTCTTCCGCGTGATGTTCTTCTTGCCAGTGGTCCTGTTAAGCAATGCGACATTGACAAATATAGTCAACACATCAACCGGAGAGAATACACTGTTAAATGTTGACGGGGTCTTTGTCTTTAGTATGATTGAACAATACATCCCCTTCATGGCAAACGGACTGGAAAGCATGTTTAATGTGTTAATTGTCATTCTCTGGTTTACTGGAGTACCGATTGTGCTCTATATCAACGGTCTTCAAAAAATCAATCGGGGAATCTACGAAGCCGCTCGGATTGACGGTGGAAACTCCTGGCAAATCTTATGGTTGATTATTATACCTAACATTAAATCAACCGCCCTTGTCATTGGAATCTTCAGTGTCGTTCAAGTTGGTATTTATAACATCAACCCGTTATTCTTATTACTGCAAGATCAGATCATGATGACCGCAACTAATTTAGGAAATGCAGCTACCTATGCCTTCTTGTATACGGTTGTGACCTTCTTATTCATCGGGGTGTTATTGTTACTACTCCGTGAGAAAGATGACATTGTGATTGAGAAAAAACGGTATATTCGAACACAAGAACTATACGAGCTTCAAAAACAACAGGAGGCGATGAGTAATGAATAA